From a region of the bacterium genome:
- a CDS encoding phosphoribosylaminoimidazolesuccinocarboxamide synthase: MPTISESHLNLKLLRRGKVRDVYELDDKHLVVVTSDRLSAFDVVLPTPIPGKGAVLNHLTRFWMNRFTGIIKNHLPQNRDEFSSLMQSLAASEEDLTTDHIEVVRKAEVFPIECVVRGYLAGSGWKDYQKSGEVCGYKLGEGLLQCAELPEPLFTPSTKAMEGHDENITVAQAANIIGKDAADKLAEASLALYKAGRDYARERGIIIADTKFEFGLVDGEIAVVDEVLTPDSSRFWPADRYEAGRDQASYDKQIVRNYLIDIGWDKTPPGPRLPFMIIEKTAQAYREILERLTK; the protein is encoded by the coding sequence ATGCCTACCATTTCTGAAAGCCATCTCAATTTGAAATTGCTGCGCCGCGGCAAAGTGCGCGACGTGTACGAACTCGATGACAAGCATCTGGTCGTCGTCACCTCGGACCGTCTCTCCGCCTTTGATGTGGTGCTGCCTACGCCGATTCCCGGCAAGGGCGCGGTGCTGAACCATCTCACGCGCTTCTGGATGAATCGCTTTACGGGGATCATCAAGAATCATCTGCCGCAGAACCGCGACGAGTTTTCCTCGCTGATGCAAAGCCTGGCCGCCTCCGAGGAGGACCTGACCACCGACCACATCGAAGTGGTGCGCAAGGCCGAAGTGTTCCCCATCGAGTGCGTCGTGCGCGGCTATCTGGCCGGATCCGGCTGGAAGGATTACCAGAAATCGGGTGAAGTGTGCGGCTACAAGCTCGGCGAAGGGCTGCTGCAGTGCGCCGAACTTCCCGAGCCGCTGTTCACGCCGTCCACCAAGGCGATGGAAGGTCACGACGAAAATATCACCGTGGCACAGGCCGCCAACATCATCGGCAAGGATGCCGCGGACAAGCTGGCGGAAGCCTCGCTGGCCCTGTACAAAGCTGGCCGTGATTACGCACGCGAGCGCGGCATCATTATCGCCGATACCAAGTTTGAGTTCGGACTCGTGGATGGCGAGATCGCCGTGGTGGATGAAGTGCTGACGCCCGACAGCTCGCGCTTCTGGCCGGCGGACCGCTATGAAGCCGGACGCGATCAGGCCAGCTACGACAAGCAGATCGTGCGCAACTATCTGATTGACATCGGCTGGGACAAGACCCCTCCCGGACCGCGCCTGCCGTTCATGATCATCGAAAAGACCGCTCAAGCCTACCGCGAAATTCTGGAACGATTGACGAAGTGA
- a CDS encoding T9SS type A sorting domain-containing protein — MKTVLTLISILSLAVLAWGQPPDTLWTRRGEGYDRAALTATGDGGFLWCRIQSSGRIGLDRYDAAGNVAWSQELGFFYKCDVQPDADSGFVVLLSDNETEIVRLTSSGEELWHRYVDEAYASGFQDWIRPAPGGGYFTASSVSSWATRLAANGDTVWVRALDLPVATTPVAMWAEADTGFVIAGRQRTGTDSTVFLLTKFNGRGDPLWTRSYSGGGNAMGIIGAAPANDGSVYEVGCAPSLMRIVAAGNDQWTRDIPDLEGCVATALCPTQDGGCSVAGVFYPVEFMGTNMFAAKFDSSGRCLWTCPRFTREESMYATHIVQTSDGGYVVAAQVSEPDTVLTATGSLLVRFAPDPTAAHPSVILHPSTFILSAYPNPFNPATTLAFTLPNSGKLSLEIYDVMGRQVQTLSDGFLEAGEHSLRFDGTALPSGIYFARIQSGEFTATHKLLLLK; from the coding sequence ATGAAAACGGTGCTGACTCTGATTTCGATTCTCAGTCTTGCTGTGCTGGCGTGGGGGCAGCCGCCGGATACGTTGTGGACGCGCCGCGGAGAGGGGTACGACCGCGCCGCGCTCACCGCTACCGGGGATGGTGGGTTCCTCTGGTGTCGCATACAGAGCAGTGGTCGCATCGGTCTGGACCGCTATGACGCGGCGGGGAACGTAGCGTGGTCGCAGGAACTGGGCTTCTTCTACAAATGCGACGTGCAACCGGACGCCGATAGCGGCTTTGTGGTCCTGCTTTCGGACAACGAGACGGAAATCGTAAGGCTCACGTCCTCCGGCGAGGAACTCTGGCATCGCTACGTCGATGAGGCCTACGCGAGCGGCTTTCAGGATTGGATCCGGCCCGCGCCGGGGGGAGGATACTTCACCGCGTCCTCTGTCAGTTCCTGGGCCACGCGGCTGGCCGCCAACGGCGATACCGTGTGGGTGCGGGCGCTTGATCTGCCGGTGGCCACGACCCCGGTTGCCATGTGGGCGGAGGCCGATACCGGTTTTGTGATCGCCGGCCGGCAGCGAACCGGTACGGATTCGACCGTGTTTCTGCTGACCAAATTCAACGGCCGGGGAGACCCCCTTTGGACGCGTTCCTATAGCGGCGGCGGCAATGCCATGGGGATCATCGGCGCGGCGCCTGCCAATGACGGCAGCGTCTATGAAGTAGGGTGTGCGCCTTCCCTCATGCGCATCGTGGCGGCGGGCAATGACCAATGGACGCGCGATATCCCGGATCTGGAGGGCTGTGTTGCCACGGCCCTCTGCCCCACACAGGACGGAGGCTGCTCGGTCGCCGGAGTCTTCTACCCGGTCGAATTTATGGGTACAAATATGTTTGCCGCGAAGTTCGACAGCTCCGGTCGATGCCTGTGGACCTGCCCGCGTTTCACACGCGAAGAGAGCATGTACGCGACCCATATCGTGCAGACCTCCGATGGTGGCTATGTGGTCGCGGCGCAGGTGAGTGAGCCCGATACCGTACTGACGGCAACGGGTTCCTTGCTGGTCCGCTTCGCCCCGGACCCGACCGCTGCCCATCCGTCCGTCATCCTTCATCCGTCCACCTTCATCCTTTCCGCGTATCCCAACCCCTTCAACCCGGCGACCACGCTGGCTTTCACACTGCCGAATTCCGGCAAACTGTCTCTGGAAATCTATGACGTGATGGGCCGTCAGGTGCAAACCCTCTCCGATGGATTTTTGGAAGCGGGGGAGCATTCGCTGCGGTTTGACGGCACCGCGCTGCCGTCGGGGATTTACTTCGCTCGGATACAGAGCGGGGAATTTACAGCCACACACAAGTTGCTGCTGCTTAAGTAA
- a CDS encoding S41 family peptidase, producing MKARFLSLLAALLCFVSLAPAAKPSPQDTLYEQIRHNVGLFGDVYRELTLRYVDSVDPKKFIRAGIDGMLSTLDPYTVFFDQEGTEDLDVITSGRYGGVGIEIGIRGIDKTLTVISAMDDSPAQRVGIRSGDRILMIDTVSTEGFSTAQAAKYLRGAAGSQVKLTIQRTGSSEPIEFVVTRREIEVKDVPYYGFVRPGTGYIKLAHFSRSAPDELDKAIVELKQGGMSALILDLRGNPGGLLSSAVSILQRFCAKDDTILYVRGRDDAGDQIFKLSTDPLAGQIPLAVLVDGGSASASEIVAGAVQDLDRGVLIGDPTFGKGLVQSVVSFESGEALKLTTAKYYTPSGRLIQRVDYLHDGNGVFRESPEPHQKFNTHNGRPVEGGGGITPDIVVPSPAPGMVGTELWRQGAFFDFINAYRARHPMITTAKIDDSAMAEFRHWLDSTHFHYELNGQLALDTLRRVLKDAGLTDSAAVDLTHLDRLLEMRRVREFDNEMDFIRHSLEGELANNLFGSRGRIEASFADDMQIQKALEVFANKPEYDRLLAVSTGGKRD from the coding sequence ATGAAAGCGCGTTTCCTGTCACTGCTTGCGGCCCTTCTCTGTTTTGTCAGCCTTGCTCCAGCGGCCAAACCTTCGCCGCAGGACACGCTCTATGAACAGATCCGTCATAACGTTGGCCTGTTCGGAGACGTCTACCGTGAGTTGACGCTCCGTTATGTCGATAGCGTCGATCCCAAGAAGTTCATCCGCGCAGGGATCGACGGCATGTTGTCCACCCTCGACCCCTACACCGTGTTCTTCGATCAGGAAGGCACCGAGGATCTGGACGTCATCACCTCCGGCCGTTATGGCGGTGTGGGGATCGAAATCGGCATCCGTGGGATCGACAAGACCCTCACCGTGATTTCGGCGATGGACGACTCCCCGGCGCAGCGCGTGGGGATTCGCAGCGGCGACCGGATCCTGATGATCGACACCGTATCCACCGAAGGCTTCTCCACCGCACAGGCGGCCAAATATCTGCGGGGCGCCGCGGGGTCGCAGGTCAAACTGACCATCCAGCGCACCGGCTCGTCCGAGCCCATCGAGTTCGTGGTCACGCGCCGCGAGATTGAAGTCAAGGACGTGCCCTACTACGGATTTGTCCGGCCAGGCACCGGCTATATTAAGCTTGCCCATTTCTCCCGCAGCGCGCCGGATGAACTCGACAAAGCCATTGTCGAACTGAAGCAGGGCGGCATGTCCGCGCTGATTCTCGATCTGCGCGGCAACCCCGGCGGCCTGCTCAGCAGCGCGGTGTCCATTCTCCAGCGCTTCTGCGCCAAGGATGATACTATCCTGTATGTGCGCGGACGGGATGATGCGGGAGACCAGATTTTCAAATTGAGCACGGATCCACTGGCCGGACAGATTCCGCTGGCGGTGCTGGTCGACGGCGGTTCGGCTTCGGCCTCGGAAATCGTCGCCGGCGCGGTTCAGGATCTGGATCGCGGCGTGCTGATCGGTGATCCCACCTTTGGCAAGGGACTGGTGCAGTCGGTGGTCTCTTTCGAAAGCGGCGAAGCCCTCAAACTGACGACCGCTAAGTATTACACGCCGTCGGGCCGCCTGATTCAGCGCGTGGACTACCTGCATGACGGCAACGGCGTGTTCCGTGAGAGCCCCGAACCGCATCAAAAGTTCAACACGCACAATGGCCGTCCGGTGGAAGGCGGCGGCGGAATTACGCCGGATATTGTGGTGCCGTCTCCCGCTCCCGGCATGGTGGGCACGGAGTTGTGGCGGCAGGGCGCGTTCTTTGATTTCATCAATGCCTATCGCGCCAGGCATCCGATGATTACCACTGCCAAAATCGACGACTCGGCGATGGCGGAATTCCGGCACTGGCTGGATTCGACCCATTTCCACTATGAACTCAACGGCCAGCTTGCGCTGGATACTCTGCGCAGAGTACTCAAGGACGCGGGACTTACCGACAGCGCCGCCGTCGACCTGACGCACCTTGACCGCCTGCTGGAAATGCGCCGGGTGCGGGAGTTCGACAATGAAATGGACTTTATTCGCCATAGCCTCGAAGGAGAACTGGCCAATAATCTCTTCGGCTCCCGTGGCCGCATCGAAGCTTCCTTCGCCGATGACATGCAGATTCAAAAGGCCCTCGAAGTCTTCGCCAACAAACCCGAGTACGACCGCCTGCTCGCCGTGAGCACCGGCGGCAAGAGGGATTAA
- a CDS encoding T9SS type A sorting domain-containing protein, producing the protein MRTTIIALITLILVGSAFAQPPTAVWTRTLGDAEGVRDPGIYSMSAGADGGVYVTGRCCLNVFHQAFASAWVARLDVNGNVSWSRDFWGTGGSSPGWDAGGYAIQTAADGGCIVGCGIGDLGSIPLPAALVRLNGSGDTLWARLIQPLDTMPNSAAVTAVCAAPGNGIAATARSDTRIVRADSAGNILWDHSIPDATLNSIIATPDGGFVAAGMYSPGFSVSFFLMKVNAAGDTLWTRHHYFLLGGSATAVLQTPQHGFIMAGKAFIPDTTQPAFGAVAATDSMGQLLWWRTYDDPEFISMKPCAEGGYILLSDRLVRINEDGDTLWTKALSSDTYSYKDVVQTADSGYVVGGYSGTEWGGSAELTKFSREGLATDPSFILHPYAFILSAYPNPFNPGTTLSFALSKAGRTSIVVYDITGREVQTLINETLTAGEHTLPFDGSALPSGIYFARVNSGESIATQKLLLLK; encoded by the coding sequence ATGAGAACCACAATCATTGCCCTGATCACGCTCATCCTCGTTGGTTCGGCGTTTGCCCAGCCGCCGACTGCTGTGTGGACCCGGACCTTGGGCGATGCCGAGGGAGTGCGGGATCCCGGCATCTATAGCATGAGTGCAGGTGCCGACGGCGGTGTGTACGTCACGGGGCGGTGCTGCCTGAATGTTTTCCATCAGGCCTTTGCGTCCGCCTGGGTAGCGCGTCTTGATGTGAACGGAAATGTAAGCTGGTCGAGAGACTTCTGGGGAACCGGCGGCTCCTCTCCCGGTTGGGATGCCGGAGGGTACGCGATCCAAACCGCCGCCGATGGGGGCTGCATCGTCGGTTGCGGGATAGGCGACTTGGGTTCTATCCCCTTACCGGCTGCCTTGGTTCGCCTGAACGGTTCAGGAGATACCCTGTGGGCGCGGCTGATTCAACCGCTGGATACCATGCCCAACAGTGCTGCCGTCACCGCGGTCTGCGCTGCACCCGGCAACGGTATTGCGGCAACCGCGCGCAGCGACACCCGGATCGTCCGCGCCGATTCTGCCGGAAATATTCTGTGGGACCATTCGATACCTGACGCGACATTAAACTCGATTATCGCCACGCCGGACGGTGGTTTTGTTGCCGCGGGTATGTACAGCCCGGGATTCAGCGTCTCCTTCTTCCTGATGAAAGTCAACGCGGCGGGTGACACCCTATGGACGCGGCACCACTATTTCCTGCTCGGCGGCAGCGCCACCGCTGTGCTCCAAACTCCGCAGCACGGGTTTATCATGGCGGGAAAGGCCTTCATACCGGACACTACACAGCCTGCATTCGGTGCGGTCGCAGCCACCGATTCTATGGGCCAGTTGCTCTGGTGGCGGACCTACGATGATCCGGAATTCATCAGCATGAAGCCCTGTGCCGAAGGAGGCTATATTCTGCTTTCGGACCGCCTTGTGCGCATCAACGAGGACGGCGACACGCTTTGGACAAAGGCTCTGTCGAGCGACACCTATAGCTACAAAGATGTGGTGCAGACGGCGGACAGCGGTTATGTTGTCGGCGGTTATTCCGGCACGGAATGGGGCGGCTCCGCCGAACTCACCAAATTCTCCCGCGAAGGCCTGGCTACCGATCCGTCTTTCATCCTTCATCCTTACGCCTTCATCCTTTCCGCGTACCCCAATCCTTTCAACCCCGGCACCACTCTTTCCTTCGCGCTTTCCAAAGCGGGGCGGACAAGCATCGTGGTCTATGACATTACGGGGCGCGAGGTGCAGACGCTCATAAATGAGACGCTCACCGCCGGCGAACATACGCTGCCGTTCGACGGTTCCGCGCTGCCTTCAGGTATCTATTTTGCCCGAGTAAACAGTGGAGAATCCATCGCGACGCAAAAGCTATTGCTGTTGAAGTGA
- a CDS encoding sulfite exporter TauE/SafE family protein translates to MTSEPFWLFALGLGTGVISGYLGIGGALIIIPVLLELFAARGIPEELRMHLVVGTSMLAIVGAVTSSTIAHAKAKRVYWPAVPFTAATAVVMSLIGSRLSALSSASFLKGFFVIFALCSAAMLLIKPPAPPQEISLHRNRLLAIGLLAGIVSAYIGVAGGIVMVPLFILWAGVPTEMAAGTSTAVGIITAIVGTTGHILNGLNVPNRPEGAWGFVLPAVALPILAGTIFGGPLGSRLNRKLGRNVFRYAFAVFLLLIAGKVWFW, encoded by the coding sequence TTGACCTCCGAACCTTTCTGGCTGTTCGCCCTTGGTCTGGGCACCGGGGTGATCAGCGGCTACCTTGGCATTGGCGGCGCGCTGATTATAATTCCCGTGCTGCTGGAACTGTTCGCGGCGCGCGGCATTCCCGAAGAGTTGCGCATGCACCTTGTGGTCGGCACCAGCATGCTGGCTATTGTCGGTGCGGTGACCTCTTCGACTATTGCCCACGCGAAGGCAAAACGCGTCTACTGGCCCGCCGTGCCGTTTACCGCCGCGACCGCCGTCGTCATGTCCCTCATCGGCTCCAGGCTCTCCGCGCTCTCCTCGGCATCGTTCCTTAAAGGCTTCTTTGTCATCTTTGCGCTGTGCAGTGCGGCCATGCTGCTCATCAAGCCGCCCGCGCCGCCGCAGGAGATTTCCCTGCACCGCAACCGCTTGCTGGCGATTGGCCTGCTCGCGGGAATCGTCTCGGCCTACATCGGTGTGGCGGGCGGAATCGTGATGGTGCCGCTGTTTATCCTCTGGGCGGGAGTGCCCACCGAAATGGCCGCCGGAACCAGCACCGCCGTGGGAATCATTACGGCCATTGTCGGCACCACCGGCCACATTCTGAACGGCCTGAACGTGCCGAACCGCCCGGAAGGCGCATGGGGCTTTGTGCTCCCTGCCGTGGCCCTGCCGATTCTTGCCGGGACCATCTTCGGCGGGCCCCTCGGCAGCAGGCTCAACCGCAAACTGGGCCGCAACGTCTTCCGCTATGCCTTCGCCGTCTTCCTGCTGCTGATAGCGGGAAAGGTGTGGTTCTGGTAA